One stretch of Brevibacillus laterosporus DNA includes these proteins:
- a CDS encoding class I SAM-dependent methyltransferase, whose product MGDAWFEKSFREDYLLVYQHRDEASADQEIHNLLERLPIKREGRVLDLCCGSGRHSRALAKRGYEVVGIDLSSVLLEQAELLNDPQQVTYYQYDMRDIPFKAEFDIVVNLFTSFGYFGDDQESAQVVNNMAKALRSGGEVVIDYLNPSYVKEHLVPKSEREANGLLIEERRRLEAGFVKKEIIIHDVEASEPRIYQEQVRLFELEQMMEMLESAGFIHIQVFGDYAFQPYDKASSPRMIFHATKK is encoded by the coding sequence ATGGGAGACGCTTGGTTTGAAAAAAGTTTCCGAGAAGACTATTTGCTGGTTTATCAGCATCGAGATGAGGCTTCTGCGGATCAAGAAATACATAATCTATTGGAACGTTTACCTATTAAACGTGAGGGAAGAGTTCTAGACTTATGCTGTGGAAGCGGTCGTCATTCACGCGCTCTTGCCAAGCGTGGCTATGAGGTAGTAGGAATCGATCTATCTTCTGTGCTGTTAGAGCAGGCGGAACTACTTAATGACCCACAGCAGGTAACATACTATCAGTATGATATGAGAGATATTCCGTTTAAGGCGGAGTTTGACATTGTTGTTAATCTATTCACGAGCTTTGGGTATTTTGGTGATGATCAAGAGAGTGCCCAGGTTGTTAACAATATGGCAAAGGCATTACGTTCGGGTGGAGAAGTCGTCATTGATTACTTAAACCCGAGTTATGTAAAAGAACATCTAGTTCCGAAATCTGAGCGAGAAGCGAACGGGTTATTAATTGAAGAACGCCGTCGTCTTGAAGCTGGTTTTGTGAAAAAAGAGATTATCATCCACGATGTAGAAGCGAGTGAACCACGTATCTATCAGGAGCAGGTTCGATTATTTGAACTGGAGCAGATGATGGAGATGCTGGAGAGTGCTGGATTTATCCATATTCAAGTGTTTGGAGATTACGCTTTCCAGCCTTACGATAAAGCTAGCTCACCACGCATGATTTTTCACGCTACAAAAAAGTGA
- a CDS encoding deoxynucleoside kinase, producing the protein MSVFQINQMREKYQIPSDAVITIAGMVGVGKSTFTKALADLLGFRVSYEKVDNNPYLDRFYDDLSHWSFHLQIFFLAERFKEQKRIFDYGGGFVQDRSIYEDTGIFAKMLHDQGNMADEDYQTYTQLFEAMVMTPYFPHPDVLISLEGSYEDIIHRIQERGRPMEQQTPLSYWEDLYARYDDWINNFTSCPVLRVNINEYDVMDDISSVEVVLARLSDKINTARHYRR; encoded by the coding sequence ATGTCGGTTTTCCAAATAAATCAAATGCGTGAAAAATATCAAATACCAAGTGATGCAGTCATTACGATTGCAGGAATGGTGGGTGTGGGTAAATCAACGTTTACCAAAGCACTGGCTGACCTGCTTGGATTCCGTGTTTCCTATGAGAAAGTAGACAATAATCCTTATTTAGATCGTTTCTATGATGATTTGTCGCATTGGAGTTTTCATTTACAAATCTTTTTCTTGGCAGAACGCTTTAAGGAACAAAAACGTATTTTTGACTATGGCGGTGGATTTGTACAAGACCGTTCTATTTACGAAGATACAGGTATCTTTGCCAAGATGTTACATGATCAGGGGAATATGGCAGATGAGGATTACCAGACCTATACACAGCTGTTCGAAGCAATGGTGATGACACCTTACTTTCCACATCCAGATGTGCTGATTTCGCTGGAGGGTAGCTACGAAGATATCATTCATCGTATTCAAGAACGCGGTCGTCCAATGGAACAACAAACACCACTCAGCTATTGGGAGGATTTGTATGCTCGTTATGATGATTGGATTAACAATTTTACATCTTGTCCGGTCTTGCGTGTTAATATCAATGAATACGATGTCATGGATGATATCAGTTCTGTAGAGGTTGTGCTGGCACGTTTGTCTGATAAAATTAATACGGCTCGTCACTATCGACGCTAG
- the splB gene encoding spore photoproduct lyase yields the protein MATQVLERPSTAKQVFGNPTGANGTTGPTRYFEPDLVYFEPDALTYPLGKQLYEKYQKSDIPIKMTTSHNQVRGIPGETDLQQYRNAKRTLVVGVKKTLKFEQSKPSAEYALPLATGCAAHCHYCYLNTNVGTKPYVRVYVNTDEILAKADKYIQERIPEITRFEAACTSDPINIEHITGNLKKAIEFMGQQPLGRLRFVTKFHQVDSLLDAKHNKHTRFRFSMNADYVIRNFEPGTSSFEQRIEAAGKVAKSGYPLGFIIAPLYWFEGWEAGYTDLLERLSSRLDDEAKKDITFELIQHRFTKIAKGLILKRYPKTKLIMNGEERKYKWGKYGRGKYIYPDIQANALKTHMQKEIARLFPDAKIEYFT from the coding sequence ATGGCTACTCAGGTGTTGGAAAGACCATCAACTGCAAAACAGGTTTTTGGAAATCCGACAGGAGCGAATGGGACAACTGGTCCGACTCGATATTTTGAACCTGATCTGGTTTATTTTGAACCAGATGCTCTTACTTACCCACTAGGTAAGCAGCTATACGAGAAATACCAGAAATCAGATATTCCCATTAAAATGACGACAAGCCATAATCAGGTACGTGGGATTCCGGGTGAAACGGACCTGCAACAGTACCGTAATGCCAAGCGTACCTTAGTAGTTGGCGTCAAAAAAACGCTTAAATTCGAACAGTCGAAGCCGTCTGCTGAATATGCGCTTCCCCTCGCGACTGGGTGTGCTGCTCACTGTCATTATTGCTATCTAAATACAAATGTAGGCACAAAACCATATGTTCGTGTCTATGTAAATACAGACGAAATTTTAGCAAAGGCAGACAAATACATTCAGGAGCGCATACCTGAAATAACTCGATTTGAAGCCGCTTGCACGTCAGACCCAATTAATATTGAACATATAACAGGGAATCTGAAAAAGGCTATTGAGTTCATGGGCCAGCAGCCTTTAGGACGATTACGTTTTGTAACCAAGTTCCATCAAGTTGACTCTTTACTGGATGCTAAGCATAATAAGCACACCCGTTTTCGCTTTAGCATGAATGCAGATTATGTAATTCGTAATTTTGAACCGGGAACATCCTCATTTGAACAGCGAATTGAGGCAGCGGGAAAGGTAGCTAAGTCAGGATATCCGCTTGGCTTTATTATTGCGCCACTGTACTGGTTTGAAGGCTGGGAAGCAGGTTATACAGATCTGTTAGAGCGTCTTAGCTCACGACTAGATGATGAAGCTAAGAAGGATATCACCTTCGAATTGATACAGCATCGTTTTACCAAAATCGCCAAGGGACTAATTCTAAAGCGATACCCGAAAACAAAGCTAATCATGAATGGGGAAGAGCGTAAATACAAATGGGGAAAGTATGGGAGGGGCAAGTATATCTATCCTGATATTCAAGCTAATGCATTAAAGACACACATGCAAAAAGAGATTGCACGCCTATTTCCTGATGCTAAGATCGAATATTTTACGTAA
- a CDS encoding DUF3109 family protein — protein MRNDVTYGYYGTNEQMTQKESYHFHKYVKQKKHRLVQRGHIYIDVDALQRPCHLDCFNCHIVHRETCCENGQPYAVQDWQLPLIEAESRSVAVAYLNGRSQQRVMEHGCFEPAEPGVVRMEKGSCLFYGEVDGKRCCLLHAHGVREQKDVYSIKPFSCQLYPIDLVMMDEEHILITALTEETASFSRWGHEYLETFYCANQAKRKQATHIDEQLFSLDGYQPAYIWGQELIERSFGEETYQAVIEAIHQYS, from the coding sequence ATGAGAAACGATGTAACCTACGGATATTACGGTACGAATGAGCAGATGACGCAAAAAGAATCGTACCATTTTCATAAATATGTAAAACAGAAGAAGCACCGCCTTGTGCAGAGAGGGCATATCTACATTGATGTAGATGCCCTGCAAAGGCCTTGTCATTTAGATTGCTTCAATTGTCATATCGTTCATCGTGAAACATGTTGTGAGAACGGACAACCGTATGCAGTGCAAGACTGGCAGCTCCCACTTATTGAAGCCGAGAGTCGTTCTGTTGCTGTCGCCTATCTGAACGGTCGATCACAACAACGAGTCATGGAGCATGGCTGCTTTGAACCAGCTGAACCTGGAGTTGTGCGTATGGAAAAAGGCTCCTGTCTATTCTATGGTGAAGTAGATGGGAAGCGTTGTTGCTTGCTTCATGCCCATGGTGTGCGTGAGCAAAAGGATGTATATTCCATAAAACCGTTTAGTTGCCAATTATATCCCATTGATTTAGTGATGATGGATGAAGAGCACATCCTAATAACCGCTTTGACAGAGGAGACAGCTTCTTTTTCACGCTGGGGGCATGAATATTTGGAGACATTCTACTGTGCTAACCAGGCAAAACGCAAACAAGCAACACATATTGACGAACAGCTGTTTTCTTTAGATGGATATCAGCCTGCTTATATCTGGGGCCAAGAGCTTATCGAACGCTCTTTTGGTGAGGAAACGTATCAGGCGGTTATAGAAGCCATACATCAGTACAGCTAG
- the hutH gene encoding histidine ammonia-lyase has protein sequence MSIQHALALDGTSLSIEQVVMVARNHHVISLSSEAVSKVQHSREMVEEMVREEKVVYGITTGFGKFSDVMISQEDVSHLQENLIMSHACGMGEPYPTEVVRGMMTLRINALSQGFSGIRLETLQLLIEMCNRGVHPIIPQQGSLGASGDLAPLAHMVLVMLGKGEAEYQGQRMPGKEALQKANLTPVRLGAKEGLALINGTQAMTSLLCLALYDARSLMENAEVIASLTVEALHGIPKAYDARLHAVRPHPGQQESARRMLQHLANSERTTEQGEIRVQDAYSLRCIPQVHGATRDTLEYVWQTVSRECNSVTDNPILFSENGDVISGGNFHGQPMALVADFLAIAMSELANISERRTERLVNPQLSDLPAFLTPNGGLHSGFMIAQYVAASIVSENKILCHPASVDSIPSSANQEDHVSMGTTSARKLRTVLANVRKVLAIEYICAGQAIEFSTGKLGEGTSKAYQHLRSAIPKLVEDRELHVDLALAEQLLMEDILSIN, from the coding sequence ATGTCCATTCAACACGCACTAGCATTAGATGGTACTTCCCTTTCTATTGAACAGGTTGTCATGGTAGCACGTAACCATCATGTCATTTCTCTCTCATCTGAAGCTGTTTCCAAAGTACAGCACTCCCGTGAAATGGTCGAGGAAATGGTACGCGAAGAAAAAGTGGTGTATGGAATAACCACAGGTTTTGGTAAATTTTCAGATGTGATGATCTCTCAGGAGGATGTCAGCCATCTACAAGAAAATTTAATTATGAGCCATGCTTGCGGAATGGGTGAACCCTATCCTACAGAAGTGGTTCGTGGCATGATGACTCTGAGAATTAATGCTCTGTCTCAAGGTTTTTCAGGTATTCGTCTGGAAACGCTACAATTGTTAATCGAGATGTGTAATCGTGGAGTTCACCCGATTATTCCCCAGCAGGGTTCCCTAGGGGCAAGCGGTGATTTGGCTCCACTGGCTCACATGGTATTGGTTATGTTGGGTAAAGGGGAAGCAGAATATCAAGGACAGCGAATGCCAGGAAAAGAAGCTTTGCAAAAAGCTAACCTGACCCCTGTTCGCTTGGGAGCAAAGGAAGGTTTGGCCTTAATTAACGGCACACAAGCAATGACATCCCTCTTGTGCCTTGCTCTTTACGATGCTCGTTCCCTTATGGAAAACGCTGAGGTAATAGCCTCCTTAACAGTTGAAGCCCTTCATGGTATTCCCAAAGCCTACGATGCAAGGTTGCATGCTGTTCGACCTCATCCGGGTCAGCAGGAGTCTGCTCGTCGGATGTTGCAGCATTTAGCAAATAGCGAACGTACTACCGAACAGGGCGAGATTCGTGTTCAGGATGCATACAGCCTGCGTTGTATCCCACAAGTGCATGGAGCAACTCGTGATACGTTGGAATATGTTTGGCAAACTGTATCTCGTGAATGCAACAGCGTAACTGACAATCCGATTCTGTTTTCTGAAAATGGAGATGTCATTTCAGGCGGTAATTTCCATGGTCAACCGATGGCGTTGGTTGCAGATTTTTTAGCTATCGCTATGTCAGAGTTAGCCAATATTTCCGAACGACGTACAGAGCGACTCGTTAACCCACAATTAAGTGATCTACCCGCTTTCTTGACACCGAATGGCGGATTGCATTCTGGATTTATGATCGCCCAATACGTAGCTGCTTCTATCGTGTCGGAAAATAAGATACTGTGCCATCCTGCTTCTGTTGACTCCATCCCGTCCTCTGCGAATCAGGAGGATCATGTAAGTATGGGAACGACCTCAGCTCGTAAGCTGCGTACCGTTTTAGCCAATGTCCGGAAAGTACTAGCTATCGAGTATATATGTGCTGGTCAAGCAATTGAATTCTCCACAGGAAAACTCGGAGAAGGAACCTCAAAAGCCTACCAGCATCTGCGTTCCGCGATACCAAAACTCGTGGAGGATAGAGAGTTGCATGTAGATTTGGCTTTGGCAGAGCAACTCCTGATGGAAGACATTTTGTCAATAAACTAG
- the cysK gene encoding cysteine synthase A, with the protein MRVAQTMAELIGQTPVVQLQRLIKRDMAHVFVKLEKYNPSGSVKDRAAYHMIVQAEKVGNLLAGSTVIEPTSGNTGIGLAMACAAKGYPCVIVMPDTMTRERIQLLQAYGAQVILTPGDEKMPGAIRKAQELANLIPNSFIPMQFENTANPDIHRHTTALEIIQQMGDSLDGFVATAGTGGTITGCGEVLRNHYPSLHISVVEPAGSPVLAGGNPGPHQIVGTSPGFIPTILNQQIYDEIIHITDEQAIETTRNLARQEAILVGPSSGAAVYAALQVAKQLGPDKKVLAICADSGERYLSSNLFSFLS; encoded by the coding sequence ATGCGCGTTGCTCAAACCATGGCCGAATTAATCGGTCAGACTCCGGTTGTCCAGCTACAACGACTGATAAAGAGAGACATGGCTCATGTTTTTGTAAAATTAGAAAAATACAACCCGAGTGGTAGCGTCAAAGATCGAGCTGCTTACCATATGATTGTACAAGCAGAAAAGGTAGGTAACCTCCTTGCTGGTTCTACCGTCATTGAACCAACCAGCGGCAATACTGGCATTGGTTTAGCAATGGCTTGTGCTGCTAAAGGATACCCTTGCGTAATTGTTATGCCAGATACCATGACTCGTGAACGCATTCAACTGTTACAAGCTTACGGAGCACAAGTCATCCTCACCCCTGGCGACGAAAAAATGCCCGGAGCAATCCGTAAAGCCCAAGAGTTAGCAAATCTCATTCCTAATAGCTTTATCCCGATGCAGTTTGAGAATACGGCTAATCCCGATATTCATCGTCATACCACCGCTCTAGAGATCATTCAACAGATGGGAGACTCGCTCGATGGATTTGTAGCAACGGCGGGCACAGGTGGTACGATTACTGGATGTGGCGAAGTTTTGCGCAATCATTACCCATCTCTGCACATTTCTGTGGTAGAACCTGCTGGCTCCCCTGTATTGGCAGGTGGTAATCCAGGACCCCATCAGATTGTAGGAACAAGTCCAGGTTTTATTCCAACAATTCTCAATCAACAAATTTACGATGAAATTATTCATATCACAGATGAACAAGCGATTGAAACCACGCGTAATCTCGCTCGACAAGAGGCCATTTTAGTCGGACCTTCATCAGGTGCAGCAGTCTATGCAGCCTTGCAGGTAGCCAAACAGTTAGGGCCTGACAAAAAAGTGCTTGCCATTTGTGCAGACAGTGGGGAACGTTACCTATCTAGCAATTTATTTTCATTTCTCTCATAA
- a CDS encoding MBL fold metallo-hydrolase, translated as MTNVTCQIAPGVWTIITYEDSWKSYINNYVVERNGRFYLIDTNLKKHRSYFQQALVDIGATSDKVEDVLCTHRLPDHIGNVELFATSQNWIHLHDFFELDDFSQTLFGHSFTGEKGQIGLFSFVNLPTYTEGSVAFFDSETNICFIGDHLHFFGMEIEQVIGYQDMCRKELIFYLGAWLQRCPDVDQVVGFLEATKSLLQWPIEILATGHGPILQGNIPDFLQEIVGILSQYTEQRLA; from the coding sequence TTGACCAATGTCACCTGCCAAATTGCTCCCGGTGTTTGGACGATTATCACTTATGAAGATTCATGGAAAAGTTACATCAATAATTATGTAGTGGAACGAAATGGACGGTTTTATTTAATTGATACTAATCTTAAAAAGCATCGTTCGTATTTTCAGCAAGCACTTGTGGATATTGGTGCCACTTCAGATAAAGTGGAAGATGTGCTATGTACCCATCGTTTGCCGGATCATATTGGCAATGTGGAGTTGTTTGCCACCAGCCAGAATTGGATTCACCTGCATGATTTTTTTGAACTGGATGATTTTTCACAAACGTTATTCGGTCATTCCTTTACGGGAGAGAAGGGACAGATTGGGCTGTTTTCCTTTGTGAATCTGCCAACTTATACAGAGGGCTCTGTAGCTTTTTTTGATTCTGAAACAAATATTTGTTTTATTGGGGATCATCTTCATTTTTTTGGCATGGAAATTGAACAGGTGATCGGTTATCAGGATATGTGTCGGAAAGAACTTATTTTTTATCTCGGAGCATGGTTACAACGTTGTCCAGATGTGGATCAAGTTGTTGGATTTCTAGAAGCAACCAAATCATTATTGCAATGGCCTATTGAGATATTGGCTACAGGACATGGTCCGATTCTGCAAGGTAATATTCCGGATTTTCTCCAGGAAATCGTGGGCATTTTATCTCAATACACGGAACAACGATTGGCATAG
- a CDS encoding deoxynucleoside kinase has product MKSIFITVEGPIGVGKTSLSKAISQHWGLELLEEIVYENPFLDKFYENISEWSFQTEMFFLCNRYKQLQDITRRLQLGHSVVADYNIFKNTIFAKRTLSEDNLPKYQQIYNILTNDIPQANLVIYLKASVETAMQRIAIRGREMEHMIERSYMEHLISDYEEFMHQFQLRHPEIPVLTIECDQLDYVHQPEDLDYVIKRIAQFVPINLTKQR; this is encoded by the coding sequence ATGAAATCCATTTTTATTACGGTGGAAGGTCCTATTGGGGTAGGCAAAACCTCTTTGTCAAAGGCAATCAGCCAGCATTGGGGCTTGGAGCTTTTGGAAGAGATTGTGTATGAGAATCCATTCTTGGACAAGTTTTATGAAAATATTTCAGAATGGAGCTTCCAGACAGAGATGTTCTTTCTCTGCAATCGATATAAACAATTACAAGATATAACAAGACGGCTACAACTTGGACATTCCGTTGTGGCTGATTACAATATTTTTAAAAATACTATATTTGCTAAACGGACATTAAGTGAAGACAACTTACCGAAATACCAGCAAATCTATAACATCTTGACCAATGATATTCCTCAAGCGAATTTGGTCATTTATTTAAAAGCTTCTGTGGAAACGGCGATGCAACGAATTGCAATACGCGGTCGCGAGATGGAACATATGATTGAACGATCTTATATGGAGCATTTGATCTCTGATTATGAGGAATTTATGCACCAATTTCAGTTAAGACACCCAGAAATCCCTGTGTTGACGATTGAATGTGATCAGCTTGATTATGTGCATCAACCAGAGGATCTTGACTATGTAATAAAGCGCATCGCACAGTTTGTTCCCATCAATCTTACTAAACAGCGATAA
- a CDS encoding acyl-CoA thioesterase, with protein MDMELKGKTVKESRTVKASLILPSDTNHHGTIFGGTIMSYVDEVSAIAAMRHSRRPVVTASIDSVDFIVPAKLGFSVCVDAFVTSTGRTSVEVFVKIISENLQTGERQLTATSFVTFVALDEHGKPTPVPPIIPETEEEVYLYQTAPQRIKMRRERRNATQQFYDSLDITKDI; from the coding sequence ATGGACATGGAGTTAAAAGGAAAGACGGTCAAAGAATCACGCACGGTGAAAGCATCGCTTATTTTACCTTCAGATACCAATCATCATGGAACAATTTTTGGCGGGACTATCATGTCTTATGTAGACGAAGTGAGCGCCATTGCAGCCATGCGCCATTCTCGCAGGCCGGTTGTGACAGCTTCGATTGATTCGGTAGACTTTATCGTACCTGCAAAGCTGGGCTTCTCCGTGTGCGTTGATGCGTTCGTTACCTCTACGGGTCGTACATCCGTTGAAGTTTTTGTCAAAATCATCAGTGAGAATTTGCAAACAGGAGAGCGTCAATTGACAGCTACTTCGTTTGTCACATTTGTTGCTTTAGATGAACATGGCAAACCGACGCCTGTACCACCAATTATTCCGGAGACGGAAGAAGAAGTATATCTGTACCAAACAGCACCACAGCGCATCAAAATGCGTAGGGAACGTCGTAATGCGACCCAACAGTTTTATGATTCATTAGATATTACGAAAGATATATAG
- a CDS encoding carboxymuconolactone decarboxylase family protein encodes MAEHLLAEQYREGLQSFGQMMPNVLQAYNQFTSACFAPGVMDSKQKHLMALGISLYTGNEHCIVYHMEAALAEGASQQEIAETVGVAGAYGGGTTFSHGVILVTEVLEEKSQIQ; translated from the coding sequence TTGGCAGAACACTTATTAGCGGAACAGTATCGTGAAGGCTTACAATCTTTTGGGCAAATGATGCCAAATGTGTTACAGGCCTACAATCAATTTACCAGTGCTTGTTTTGCGCCTGGTGTAATGGATAGCAAACAGAAACACTTAATGGCGCTGGGAATTTCTCTGTATACCGGTAATGAGCACTGTATCGTCTATCATATGGAGGCGGCTTTAGCAGAAGGAGCAAGCCAACAAGAAATTGCAGAGACGGTGGGTGTCGCAGGTGCTTATGGAGGCGGGACGACCTTTTCGCATGGTGTTATTTTGGTTACTGAGGTTTTGGAAGAAAAATCTCAAATTCAATAA
- the uvsE gene encoding UV DNA damage repair endonuclease UvsE, translated as MIRLGYACISMATTNNPNKKTTLGQLAKLSPPDQLKKLRKVMQTNFFNLLDLLQYNVEHGIFLYRLPSEFVPFATHSVAEHWNWAKEFTWDFNKVGEYIRKNGIRMTAHPGHYSILNTPSGKVLESTIKDFYYHATVFDLMGLDENSVLVTHVGGVYEDKETSLGRFEENFLKLPEIIKKRLVVENDDTSFTMQEVLNLCERIQTPMVLDLHHHRCLNNGEDLVEYLPRIIKTWGNRIVKMHFSTPKSEKEYRSHADDILYEDFMSYLPLLEDYNIDIMLECKNKDEALLKLRREMLGNGQTHESLYL; from the coding sequence TTGATCCGTCTTGGATATGCTTGCATCAGTATGGCAACCACGAACAATCCTAATAAAAAAACAACTTTAGGACAACTAGCAAAACTTTCTCCTCCTGATCAGCTGAAAAAATTACGGAAAGTCATGCAAACCAATTTTTTTAACCTATTAGATCTGTTGCAGTACAATGTGGAACATGGAATTTTTTTGTATCGATTGCCTTCCGAATTTGTTCCGTTTGCTACCCATTCAGTAGCTGAGCACTGGAATTGGGCGAAAGAATTTACTTGGGATTTCAATAAAGTGGGGGAATATATTCGAAAAAACGGTATACGAATGACAGCCCATCCAGGTCATTACAGCATTTTAAACACTCCGTCTGGCAAGGTTCTAGAAAGTACAATCAAGGATTTTTATTATCATGCCACTGTCTTTGATTTAATGGGCTTGGATGAAAATTCAGTGTTAGTTACACATGTAGGAGGCGTTTATGAAGATAAAGAAACTTCTCTCGGTCGGTTTGAAGAGAATTTCTTAAAGCTACCAGAGATAATAAAAAAACGCTTGGTAGTAGAAAACGATGACACTTCCTTTACTATGCAAGAAGTGTTGAACTTATGTGAGCGTATCCAGACACCCATGGTCCTCGATTTACATCATCATCGGTGTCTCAATAATGGGGAAGATTTGGTTGAATACTTACCCCGTATCATCAAAACATGGGGAAATCGAATAGTCAAAATGCATTTTTCTACACCTAAATCAGAAAAAGAGTATCGTAGTCATGCTGATGATATCTTGTATGAAGATTTTATGTCCTATCTACCTCTTTTAGAGGATTACAATATTGATATCATGTTGGAATGTAAGAACAAGGATGAAGCTCTTTTAAAATTACGCAGGGAGATGTTAGGAAACGGACAAACACATGAATCCCTATATCTATAA